A window of Pirellulales bacterium contains these coding sequences:
- a CDS encoding acetamidase/formamidase family protein, which produces MNLHWHSETFCYAWGPHQPTLRLPSGSAVAVACPDADNGLADGSDLPRHRRQVPSSATFLEANPLAGPIYVEGVTERDSLAVELQAIELTRDYGLTLLAPDHGLLSRTEALGMQPAAGESIPRHLYRWRIDVPNGLAEVANPLGCDQLRIPLQPTLGCLGVCPPRGQVESSLCAGVYGGNLDLPLLRPGATIWLPVYEPGGLLMLGDIHAAQGPGEIVGGGIETSGVVYIAVRRIPNRPTPAPRLLVDGKLFAVATASDLRTAVSTAYARLLDWLAADLGLNRWDAYQLVSQAGHFELGGIAIAPHVTAAAGLPVDLLPDHSRQELKQWQSSAGE; this is translated from the coding sequence ATGAATCTGCATTGGCATAGCGAAACGTTCTGCTACGCCTGGGGCCCGCATCAGCCGACTCTTCGGTTGCCGAGCGGTTCCGCCGTGGCGGTCGCTTGTCCCGACGCCGACAACGGCCTGGCCGACGGCAGCGACCTGCCTCGGCATCGGCGGCAGGTCCCCTCCAGCGCAACATTTCTCGAAGCGAATCCTCTGGCAGGGCCGATTTACGTCGAAGGAGTCACTGAACGGGATTCGCTGGCCGTAGAATTGCAGGCCATCGAACTCACCCGCGATTACGGCCTAACGCTGCTTGCCCCAGACCATGGACTGCTGTCGAGAACCGAGGCATTGGGGATGCAGCCGGCTGCGGGCGAATCGATCCCGCGCCATCTCTATCGCTGGCGAATCGATGTCCCAAACGGCCTCGCCGAAGTCGCGAATCCCCTGGGATGCGACCAGCTACGAATCCCTTTGCAGCCGACGTTAGGATGCCTCGGAGTCTGTCCGCCGCGGGGGCAAGTAGAGTCAAGCTTATGCGCTGGAGTCTACGGCGGGAATCTGGACTTGCCGCTGCTAAGACCCGGCGCCACGATCTGGCTGCCTGTTTACGAACCGGGAGGGCTGCTCATGCTCGGCGACATTCACGCCGCGCAAGGGCCCGGCGAGATCGTGGGGGGCGGAATCGAGACCAGCGGAGTCGTTTATATCGCTGTCCGGCGAATTCCCAATCGGCCAACGCCGGCGCCCCGGCTGCTCGTCGACGGCAAGCTGTTCGCCGTCGCTACGGCGTCTGATCTGCGAACCGCAGTGAGCACCGCTTACGCACGACTCCTGGATTGGTTAGCAGCGGATCTTGGGCTCAATCGCTGGGACGCTTATCAGTTAGTCAGCCAAGCGGGTCATTTCGAACTTGGGGGCATCGCCATCGCGCCCCATGTCACAGCGGCCGCAGGTTTGCCCGTCGACCTATTGCCCGACCACAGCCGGCAGGAGCTTAAGCAATGGCAGTCGTCCGCTGGGGAGTAG
- a CDS encoding RraA family protein produces MPESLLTSSSPLRIEPALWGQWGSACVSDALRALGRAFQSLEGSFPGLTPEHRLAGPAFTVRCYPGATWALEQALELASPGDVLVVDAGGRPDLIVMGALMSQRACSRGLAGAVVDGAVRDVDEIIAIGLPVFARHICPRAGTHAEIGEWQTTICCGRVPVNPGDWVVADRSGVTIVPASMYEETAAEAALIFERELLTAELLRSGESLNAAAVAARHETGH; encoded by the coding sequence ATGCCCGAATCCTTACTTACGTCGTCCTCACCGCTCCGAATCGAACCCGCCCTCTGGGGCCAGTGGGGCAGCGCCTGCGTTTCGGATGCACTGCGAGCGCTCGGTCGGGCGTTTCAATCTCTCGAAGGCTCGTTCCCCGGCTTGACGCCGGAGCATCGTCTCGCGGGGCCGGCCTTTACAGTTCGCTGCTATCCCGGAGCGACATGGGCGCTTGAGCAGGCGCTTGAATTGGCTTCGCCCGGCGACGTCCTGGTCGTCGACGCTGGAGGACGCCCCGACCTCATCGTGATGGGGGCGCTGATGTCGCAGCGAGCTTGTTCTCGCGGACTGGCAGGCGCTGTCGTCGATGGCGCCGTTCGAGACGTCGACGAAATCATTGCCATCGGGCTCCCGGTCTTCGCTCGTCATATTTGTCCGCGTGCCGGGACTCATGCTGAAATCGGAGAATGGCAAACGACGATTTGTTGCGGTCGCGTCCCAGTAAATCCCGGCGATTGGGTGGTCGCCGACCGGTCGGGGGTCACAATCGTTCCGGCCAGCATGTACGAAGAAACGGCGGCGGAAGCTGCGCTAATTTTCGAACGCGAGTTGCTGACGGCCGAGCTCTTGCGATCCGGCGAGAGCCTGAACGCGGCGGCGGTCGCGGCTCGCCATGAGACAGGACATTGA